In Papaver somniferum cultivar HN1 chromosome 1, ASM357369v1, whole genome shotgun sequence, a genomic segment contains:
- the LOC113317229 gene encoding signal recognition particle 14 kDa protein-like translates to MVLLQPDPFLNELTAMYGRSTEKGSVWVTFKRSSMKSKAQRNKLGADALEFRCLVRATDDKKTISTSISAKDQQKFQSSYATVLKAHMHALKKRERKDKKKAAEVNKKEEKAPKKSRSSTKVTA, encoded by the exons ATG GTTCTTTTACAACCAGACCCGTTTCTCAACGAGCTTACTGCCATGTATGGACGAAGCACGGAAAAGGGATCAGTTTGGGTCACCTTTAAAAGAT CATCGATGAAGTCTAAGGCGCAGAGGAATAAATTGGGTGCTGATGCTCTTGAATTTAGATGCCTTGTTCGAGCCACTGATGATAAAAAGACCATCTCTACTTCG ATTTCGGCTAAAGATCAGCAAAAGTTTCAATCTTCTTATGCAACAGTTCTGAAAGCGCACATGCATGCGCTAAAAAAGAGGGAGAGAAAAGATAAGAAAAAGGCAGCCGAGGTgaacaagaaggaagagaaagcTCCAAAAAAGTCTCGTTCATCTACCAAGGTTACTGCTTGA